One region of Bactrocera neohumeralis isolate Rockhampton chromosome 5, APGP_CSIRO_Bneo_wtdbg2-racon-allhic-juicebox.fasta_v2, whole genome shotgun sequence genomic DNA includes:
- the LOC126760400 gene encoding uncharacterized protein LOC126760400 — MFRIQKLLLEEFREIYEPVIVENPFTQVTDKGLGIRQYHIGLTPTKLVFGCDDFDQTDLDDVGYHNMDPEIETFQLVSLLPLQFLQVKFFRKQGRCIMRLCIVGDEDKPMFFEFGGHMYKNLFWNTWRERIATIRLAQPILFHISGCSPFSSTDVLLEEEEVQALVHSPPLSIASNCVNYSQQ, encoded by the exons ATGTTTCGTATACAAAAATTACTGCTCGAGGAATTTCGTGAAATTTACGAGCCTGTCATCGTGGAGAATCCATTCACACAAGTGACCGATAAAGGGCTGGGCATTAGACAATACCACATAG GTCTCACGCCTACGAAACTCGTATTCGGTTGCGACGACTTTGATCAGACCGATCTGGACGACGTCGGCTACCACAATATGGATCCGGAGATCGAAACCTTCCAATTGGTCAGTCTGCTGCCGCTGCAATTTCTGCAAGTGAAGTTCTTTCGCAAACAGGGACGCTGCATTATGCGCCTTTGCATTGTGGGCGACGAGGACAAGCCGATGTTCTTCGAGTTCGGCGGACACATGTATAAAAAT TTGTTCTGGAACACGTGGCGTGAGCGTATCGCCACCATACGCCTGGCGCAGCCCATACTCTTTCACATTTCCGGCTGCAGCCCGTTCTCAAGCACCGATGTGCTGCTCGAAGAGGAGGAGGTGCAGGCGCTGGTGCATTCGCCACCGCTTTCGATAGCCAGTAATTGCGTGAACTACAGCCAGCAATGA